A stretch of Lathyrus oleraceus cultivar Zhongwan6 chromosome 6, CAAS_Psat_ZW6_1.0, whole genome shotgun sequence DNA encodes these proteins:
- the LOC127097731 gene encoding protein virilizer homolog isoform X5: MGRPEQCVLFAHTFVHSHLDEYVDEVIFSEPVVVNACEVLEQSASSVAQAVPLVGATSPPSFAIEVFVHCEGETRFRRLCQPFLYSQSSSNVLEVEAVVTSHLVVRGSYRSLSLLIYGNTAEDLGQFNIEFDDNALTDLVDSTEGKLEDLPLALHSTNFAIEDLRSSLSVLSIPVPVADISLEVKLFLQLMLKILELSEIGNNGHIGDDGHKVVSTVVSAISSYISGDICESISGRYQIGKRAEKFEELHNVVNKARKELTDVYRGFKQKNEIEFSECSPEGHYFELETEILDSKTLVDMFNQINHFRRHSSSIGDHFLSRNEHALLGLSMAYLLCSGRESCFQFVNSGGMQQIEMFFSKDGQNSTTITLLLLGVVERATRYSVGCEGFLGWWPREDESIPSGFSEGYSHLLELILSKPRHDVASLATYLLHRLRFYEVASRYESAVLSVLGNTSTFGRVTDVTLNMLSSAEVLLRKLLKLMNSRGPIEDPSPVACASRSLITGQTDGLLSYKTTSNLISSSSCCFSDWDIDTHLLGLLKERGFLSLSTALLSSSILRVERGHVMEIFMDVTSSIEAVILSFLFCRSGLIFLLQDPELSSTLIRAFRGGHHGNKEDSIPLRYASVLISKGFFCSPLEIGTIIGMHLKMVNVIDRLLSSNPQSEEFLWVVWELSALSRSDCGRQALFSFGNFPEAVSILIEALSSTKESESDGKNSGSLPVNLTIFHSVAEIIEAIVTDSTSSSLGSWIGHATELHRALHFSSPGSNRKDAPSRLLEWIDAGVVYNKHGGIGLLRYAALLASGGDAQLTSTSVLVSDLTDVENVVGESSGGSDINVMENLGKFTSEKSFDGVTLRDSSLSQLTTALRILSFISENPSMQTVAASLYDEGAVTVIYAILVNCRFMLERSSNNYDYLVDEGTECNATSDLLLERNRELSIVDLLVPSLMLLITLLQKLQEAKEQHRNTKLMNALLRVHREISPKLAACAAELSSPYPDYAIGYGAVCHLIASSLAFWPVYGWSPGLYHTLLASVQGTSLLTLGPKETCSLLYLLIDLFPEEDIWLWIGGMPLLTTRRMLAVGTLLGPQKEKHVNWYLESGSLGKLISQLSPHLDKIAEIVQHHAISALVVIQDLLRVFVTRIAFQNVTYASMLLQPILSSISSHVSESSPSDTDAYKVLRLLDFLVSLLEHPLGKGLLLRLGTLETLTKVLDRSLVIVDGKPTPDGRSSVKYNFNFFSWCLPVFKFIMLLFNSETSQYYSRRHDSSNFFEKMKDEDYALILPYLLKSCQVLPVGKELLACLIAFKELASCSKGQMTFEAVLSGIHYNAREHDQKDDMDVNYNIPSMAEWKKCPPLLSCWMKLLRSIDTMEGLSPYAIEAVYALSVGSLQFCMNGDRVLALKYLFGLSDDVTRSLDFPEENINCILDLSTMLSSKATVDDCLVTSHLQIPLYQVSETVKSLYLVLQRPVDSMELGDVVLPQNDVLDFPKALHMLENSVEKIDNYLDVGGLGDKFLWECPETLPDRLTQTNLAAKKKLSAMDGPVRRGRGESFQADVSAFSRGLAPSTVSSGPTRRDSFRQRKPNTSRPPSMHVDDYVARERNVDGITNVIAVPRTGSTGGRPPSIHVDEFMARQRERQNPSATVVGEAVGHLKNASPVKASDVEKSNKSKQLKTDLDDDLQGIDIVFDGEESDSDDKLSFLQLDDNLQQPAPVIVEQSSPHSIVEETESDAVDSSQFSRMGTPLGSNIDENVQSEFSSKMSGSRPDMSLTRESSVSSDRKYGEQADDTKNALQAKISGGYDSATTNSSFPVPLYNNPPTSMQLPVDSRIASQNFFLKNSPQHGGIATGSQGQYDPRFFPNQPPLPPMPPPPTISPVMSNGIDSLHSQSSSFANSPAGARRSVTFQGPSDYLSPFNNGSTASPFASSVPMPDSKYSRNSISSPSGPSRLAPPLPPTPPPYASSPYNLPSIKTPVSQPAPYNQASIGNTEHSQASIAPSGARLSSYPLNSSMMSLGYNRPASMPMTVFGNASNQQQNESQSSFLQSISVPQASFQSMHSVPQLQPLQPPQLPRPPQPPQLPRPPVQALQQLEQGMAVPSNVQVHELQMLQRSQVSSMQTYYQTQQQQFSHEQQQQQVQHTQQTGDAQSQELSNAGMSLHEYFKSPEAIQSLLSDRDKLCQLLEQQPKLMQMLQERLGQM, translated from the exons ATGGGTCGACCAGAACAATGTGTCCTCTTCGCTCATACCTTCGTTCATTCACATCTCGATGAGTACGTCGACGAG GTAATTTTTTCAGAACCAGTTGTAGTCAACGCGTGTGAGGTTTTGGAACAGAGTGCATCATCAGTTGCCCAAGCAGTACCACTTGTTGG GGCAACTTCACCTCCATCATTTGCCATAGAGGTGTTTGTTCATTGTGAGGGAGAGACAAGGTTTAGAAGACTTTGTCAGCCTTTTCTCTATTCACAGTCTTCATCAAATGTATTGGAAGTGGAG GCTGTTGTCACTAGTCATCTAGTTGTGAGGGGCAGTTATCGCAGTTTGAGCTTGCTTATATATGGAAACACGGCTGAGGACTTGGGTCAGTTCAACATTGAGTTTGATGACAATGCGTTGACTGATCTTGTTGATTCTACTGAGGGGAAGCTTGAAGACCTGCCACTTGCATTGCATTCTACTAACTTTGCTATTGAAGATTTACGTTCTTCTTTGAGTGTCTTGTCTATTCCAGTTCCTGTAGCAGATATTTCTCTTGAAGTCAAACTTTTTTTACAGTTGATGTTAAAGATTTTAGAATTATCAGAGATTGGTAATAATGGACATATTGGAGATGATGGACATAAAGTTGTAAGTACTGTAGTATCGGCAATCTCTTCCTACATTTCTGGTGATATATGTGAATCAATCAGTGGGAGATATCAGATAGGGAAGAGAGCTGAGAAGTTTGAAGAGTTGCACAATGTTGTTAACAAGGCAAGAAAAGAGCTCACTGATGTCTATAGGGGTTTTAAGCAAAAGAATGAGATTGAATTCTCTGAATGTTCACCGGAGGGACATTATTTTGAATTGGAGACTGAAATATTGGATTCCAAAACACTGGTGGATATGTTTAATCAGATTAATCATTTCAGAAGGCACTCTTCATCTATAGGAGATCACTTTCTTTCTCGG AATGAACACGCTCTTCTAGGATTGAGCATGGCTTATTTACTATGTTCCGGTAGAGAGAGCTGTTTTCAATTTGTTAATAGTGGGGGAATGCAGCAGATTGAAATGTTTTTTTCCAAGGACGGCCAGAATTCTACTACTATTACGCTTCTGCTTCTTGGTGTTGTAGAGCGGGCTACTAGATATTCTGTTGGATGTGAAGGCTTTTTAGGTTGGTGGCCCCGGGAAGATGAAAGCATCCCCTCTGGTTTTAGTGAAGGTTATAGCCATTTGTTGGAGTTGATACTGTCAAAACCTCGACATGATGTTGCCTCCCTTGCAACCTATTTGCTTCATCGCTTAAGATTTTATGAAGTTGCTTCAAGATATGAG TCTGCAGTTCTGTCTGTGCTGGGAAACACCAGTACTTTTGGCAGGGTAACAGACGTTACTTTGAATATGCTTAGTTCTGCTGAAGTTCTGCTCAGAAAGCTCCTG AAATTGATGAATTCACGTGGTCCAATTGAAGATCCTTCTCCCGTGGCTTGTGCAAGTAGATCCCTGATTACTGGTCAAACAGATGGATTGTTGTCATATAAAACAACTTCCAACTTGATCAGTTCTTCGAGTTGTTGCTTTTCAGATTGGGATATCGATACACATTTACTTGGATTGTTAAAG GAGAGGGGATTTCTTTCATTATCAACTGCGCTGTTGTCATCATCTATACTGCGGGTGGAAAGGGGTCATGTCATGGAGATATTCATGGATGTCACATCATCTATTGAGGCTGTGATTCTATCATTTCTTTTTTGTCGTTCAG GCTTGATATTCCTATTACAGGATCCCGAACTTTCTAGTACTTTAATCCGTGCCTTTAGGGGTGGTCATCACGGCAACAAGGAAGATAGTATTCCGCTTCGCTATGCTTCCGTTTTGATATCAAAGGGTTTCTTTTGTAGTCCACTGGAGATAGGAACAATAATTGGGATGCATCTAAAAATG GTTAATGTGATTGATCGTTTGCTTTCATCAAATCCACAATCGGAAGAGTTCTTATGGGTTGTGTGGGAACTGTCTGCTCTCTCAAG GTCTGATTGTGGGCGTCAAGCACTGTTTTCTTTTGGAAACTTTCCAGAG GCTGTTTCCATCTTGATTGAAGCATTAAGTTCTACCAAGGAATCTGAATCCGATGGGAAAAACAGCG GATCTTTACCTGTAAATCTTACAATATTTCATTCAGTTGCTGAGATTATTGAAGCTATTGTTACTGATTCCACATCATCATCTTTGGGCTCTTGGATTGGACATGCTACAGAACTTCATAGGGCTCTGCATTTCTCTTCTCCTGGTTCTAACAGAAAAGATGCTCCCTCACGTCTGTTGGAATGGATAGATGCTGGTGTAGTATATAACAAACATGGGGGTATTGGTCTCCTACGTTATGCTGCTCTATTGGCTTCTGGAGGAGATGCCCAGTTAACTTCAACTAGTGTCCTAGTTTCAGATTTGACTGATGTTGAAAATGTTGTTGGAGAGTCTTCTGGTGGCTCTGATATTAATGTCATGGAGAATCTTGGGAAGTTCACATCTGAGAAGTCTTTTGATGGCGTTACTCTTCGTGATTCTTCTCTGTCACAGTTAACAACAGCATTGAGGATTTTGTCTTTTATTTCTGAGAACCCT TCTATGCAGACTGTTGCCGCGTCTCTCTATGATGAAGGTGCTGTTACAGTTATTTATGCCATTTTGGTCAACTGCCGATTTATGCTTGAGAGGTCCTCAAACAATTATG ATTACCTTGTAGACGAGGGTACCGAGTGCAATGCTACATCAGACTTACTATTGGAACGCAATCGTGAGCTGAGCATAGTTGATCTCTTGGTTCCTTCACTTATGCTACTGATTACACTTCTGCAGAAATTACAG GAAGCAAAGGAACAACACCGAAATACAAAATTAATGAATGCTCTTTTAAGAGTACACAGGGAAATAAG CCCCAAGCTAGCTGCATGTGCTGCAGAGTTATCATCTCCGTATCCTGATTACGCGATAGGTTATGGAGCTGTCTGTCATTTGATTGCATCTTCCCTTGCCTTTTGGCCAGTATATGGCTGGAGTCCAGGTCTTTATCACACTCTTCTTGCCAGCGTTCAGGGTACTTCATTGTTGACTCTAGGTCCAAAAGAAACATGCAGTTTGCTCTATCTTTTG ATTGATTTGTTTCCCGAGGAAGATATATGGCTCTGGATTGGTGGAATGCCTTTGTTAACTACACGAAGGATGTTGGCTGTTGGAACCCTATTAGGGCCTCAGAAGGAGAAGCATGTCAACTGGTATTTGGAATCTGGATCCCTTGGGAAGCTGATTAGCCAATTGTCACCACACCTTGACAAAATTGCTGAGATTGTACAGCACCATGCTATTTCT GCATTAGTAGTCATTCAAGATCTGCTGCGTGTTTTTGTAACTCGCATTGCTTTCCAAAATGTTACTTATGCATCTATGCTTTTACAACCAATATTGTCATCGATCAGTAGTCATGTTTCAGAATCATCCCCATCAGATACTGATGCATACAAG GTTTTGAGGCTTCTTGATTTTCTTGTCAGCCTATTAGAGCACCCACTTGGAAAG GGCCTATTGCTGAGACTGGGCACTCTTGAGACACTAACAAAAGTACTGGATAGATCTCTTGTCATTGTTGATGGAAAGCCAACTCCTGATGGTAGAAGTTCTGTAAAGTACAACTTTAATTTTTTTAGTTGGTGTCTCCCGGTGTTCAAGTTTATCATGCTTCTTTTTAATTCTGAAACTTCCCAATATTACTCCCGAAGACATGACTC CAGTAACTTTTTTGAAAAGATGAAAGATGAAGATTATGCCCTCATTTTACCTTATCTTTTGAAGAGTTGCCAG GTCCTACCTGTTGGAAAAGAGTTACTTGCTTGTCTTATAGCTTTCAAAGAATTAGCTTCATGTAGTAAAGGTCAAATGACATTTGAAGCAGTTCTTTCCGGCATCCATTATAATGCTCGTGAGCATGATCAGAAAGATGATATGGATGTAAACTATAATATTCCTAGTATGGCAGAATGGAAAAAATGCCCTCCTTTACTTAGCTGTTGGATGAAGTTGTTGAGATCAATTGACACAATGGAGGGTTTGTCGCCTTATGCAATTGAAGCTGTCTATGCTTTATCTGTGGGGTCTCTACAGTTTTGCATGAATGGGGACAG AGTTCTCGCATTGAAGTACCTCTTTGGACTTTCTGACGATGTGACAAGATCACTCGATTTTCCTGAAGAAAATATAAACTGCATACTAGATTTGAGTACTATGTTAAGTTCAAAGGCTACTGTGGATGATTGTTTGGTCACCTCTCACTTGCAAATCCCGTTATACCAG GTTTCTGAGACAGTGAAATCATTGTACTTAGTATTGCAAAGGCCTGTTGATTCCATGGAGTTGGGTGATGTTGTTTTACCTCAAAATGACGTTTTAGATTTTCCAAAGGCACTTCACATGCTTGAAAACAGTGTTGAAAAGATCGACAATTATCTCGACGTTGGAGGACTTGGTGACAAATTTCTTTGGGAGTGTCCAGAAACGTTACCTGATAGATTAACACAAACAAATCTGGCTGCCAAAAAGAAATTGTCAGCAATGGATGGACCAGTGAGGCGAGGCAGAGGAGAAAGTTTTCAAGCTGATGTTTCTGCTTTTTCGCGTGGCTTAGCACCGTCTACTGTTTCCTCGGGTCCTACGCGTAGAGATTCCTTCCGGCAGCGCAAGCCGAATACCAGCAGACCACCATCTATGCACGTGGATGACTATGTGGCTAGGGAGAGAAATGTTGATGGGATTACCAATGTAATAGCAGTGCCACGAACAGGATCTACTGGTGGGAGACCCCCATCAATCCATGTGGATGAATTTATGGCCAGACAAAGGGAACGTCAGAACCCTTCAGCAACAGTAGTGGGAGAAGCCGTGGGACATCTAAAAAATGCTTCTCCTGTGAAAGCTTCAGATGTAGAGAAGTCAAACAAATCTAAGCAATTAAAAACAGATCTTGATGATGATCTTCAAGGAATTGATATAGTTTTTGATGGAGAGGAGTCTGACTCTGATGACAAATTGTCTTTCCTTCAACTGGATGATAATTTACAGCAGCCTGCCCCAGTTATTGTTGAGCAAAGCTCTCCCCACTCAATTGTTGAAGAGACAGAAAGTGATGCTGTTGATAGTAGCCAATTTTCTCGCATGGGTACCCCATTAGGATCTAACATCGATGAAAATGTCCAGAGTGAATTTTCTTCAAAGATGTCTGGTTCACGACCTGATATGTCATTGACTCGTGAATCAAGTGTCTCTTCAGACAGGAAATATGGCGAGCAGGCTGACGACACAAAGAATGCTCTTCAAGCAAAGATATCTGGTGGATATGATTCTGCAACAACAAATAGTTCGTTCCCAGTGCCTCTTTACAACAATCCACCAACATCTATGCAATTACCAGTTGATTCAAGGATTGCTTCTCAGAATTTCTTTTTAAAGAACAGTCCCCAACATGGTGGAATTGCTACAGGTTCTCAAGGACAGTATGACCCGAGATTTTTTCCGAACCAACCTCCTTTACCGCCCATGCCACCACCACCAACAATCTCACCTGTAATGTCAAATGGTATCGATTCATTGCATAGTCAATCATCCTCATTCGCTAATTCTCCAGCAGGTGCACGCCGTTCAGTTACATTTCAA GGACCATCAGATTATTTATCTCCATTCAACAACGGTTCAACTGCATCACCATTTGCATCTTCTGTTCCCATGCCAGATTCCAAATATTCTAGGAATTCTATATCTTCCCCTAGTGGACCTAGTAGACTTGCTCCTCCCCTGCCTCCTACACCACCTCCTTATGCATCTAGTCCATATAATTTACCATCTATCAAAACTCCTGTCTCACAACCTGCTCCATATAATCAAGCAAGTATTGGGAATACTGAACATTCTCAGGCCTCTATTGCTCCTTCAGGAGCCAGATTGTCATCCTACCCTTTAAATTCTTCGATGATGTCCTTGGGGTACAATAGGCCAGCTTCTATGCCAATGACTGTCTTCGGTAACGCCTCAAATCAGCAACAGAATGAGAGCCAGTCAAGCTTCTTGCAGAGTATCTCTGTCCCCCAAGCTTCCTTTCAGTCAATGCATTCAGTTCCACAGTTGCAGCCACTGCAGCCCCCCCAGCTTCCACGCCCTCCACAACCACCTCAGCTTCCTAGGCCTCCTGTTCAAGCTTTACAGCAGTTGGAACAAGGGATGGCCGTACCGAGCAATGTTCAAGTGCATGAGTTACAGATGCTGCAACGGTCTCAAGTTTCTTCAATGCAGACATATTATCAAACCCAGCAGCAACAATTTTCACATGAGCAGCAACAGCAGCAAGTTCAACATACTCAACAAACGGGGGATGCTCAATCACAGGAGCTTTCAAATGCTGGAATGTCATTACACGAGTATTTTAAGTCTCCAGAGGCCATTCAG TCTTTGTTGAGTGACCGCGACAAACTTTGCCAGCTGTTGGAGCAGCAACCAAAATTAATGCAGATGCTACAG GAAAGGTTAGGCCAGATGTAG